CCTGGCCGTCCAAACCCTGGACGAAGAACTCCTCAACTACTGGCTCTACCTGGACGGGGAGCTGCTCGACACATACAAGTCGCCGTCCCAGTCCCTGGACCCCGAAGGCAAGGGCAACCCCAAAAGTCAGGGCGGCAAGCCCGAACTGCTGGCCCAGCTCTTCAACACCGACGCCACCCGCGAAGAAATCGTCGACATCCTGCACTGTCCGGATCAGGACTGCAGCTTTTCCCTGGCCGTGGATCGCCACCTGAGCCTGGTGGAACTCCTGGGCCTGCCCATGTGTTCCGTCGGATTCGGATTCTGCGATCTGGACTCCGGCGAATATCCCGAAGACTTGGACGAAGAAGACCTGCTGCGAGTCGACGAGGACTGATCCACCTCCCCGCCTTTCCCCCTGAAGAACCCGGTCTGGACCCGAACCCGGGCTCTCATCTTCAGCTACGCAAAAAGCTGCGCCGATAACGCAATTCTCTCCTGCAACACCCGCCCTGGACGCTGGGGCGGATGTCGGGGTCTAAAGCGCATCCGCATCACACCCTCACCGTTTGCATTGCCATTGCCGCCCTTGATTGCGGAAAATAGACACGCCGCAGAGGGTGGCGTAACTTCATTGCTGTAGAAATAACGGAGACGTGTTTTGATCACGAAAAGAGGTCTGCCGTCTCTTCGAAATTTGAGGACCGCGAAGTCGCGGATGCAGGGGTTAATGCCGGGGATGCGCGGAGCATCCCCGGAAATGTCACTGCAGAAAGCCCAGGTAGTCCCGAGCCAATTTGGCTTCACTGGACTTGGGATATTGTTTGACGATACGCGTGAAAAGCTCCCTGGCTTCCGCTGTCTTGCCCATGCGCACCTGATGTTCCGCCAAAGCCAGAATGGTGGAGGTGCTGTCCATGTCCGCCTCCAGGCCGCTCTTAAGTACCGCCTCTGCATCATCCAGACGATCCTGGGCCACAAAAGCATCCGACAAAAGTTTATACGCCGGGATATAACGCCAATTGCGGGCCAGCGCCTTGCGCCCGAACTCCTCGGCTTCCTTGGCCCGATCCTGACGCAGCAGGAGCACGCCAAGATTGTAGGCCGGGAACTCGGGAGTGACGTAAGTCAGGATGCCCAACGCCTTGCGATATGCGCCCTCCGCTTCGCTGTCCCGTCCCAGGGCTTCCTCAACCTTGCCCAGGTTGTTCCATGCTTCCCCGAAATCTTCGTCGATTTCAACGGCCTTGGCAAACCCGTCCCGAGCCTGTTCGAGTTCCTGCAGCCCGATATAGATCATGCCCGAATCAAAATGAAACCGGGACATATGCTTGGCCGCCGGCTCCACCTTGAGCAACTCCTGCAAAGCCAGCTGCGGCTGATCGTTGTTGATGTGCGATTCAATCAGGTTGAGGCGCAGCTCCACTTCCTTGGAGCCCATATTCGAGGATGCGCCCCTGGAAGCCCCACGGGCTCCGCACCCCGCCAGGACAAAGCATAAAACGAGAACCATCGCGCATGTCTTCATGGCCGTGTTCCTTGACAGCCCCCTTTTGGGGGCTCTCGAATTTAGATGACCTTGTTGAGGGAATACTCGATGATGGCCTGAGCACCCACAGCCTGCAGCTTCGGAACCAGATCCCGGACCAGACAGGTCTCGACCACGGTCTCGATGGACAGCCAGTCGGAGTTGTGCAGATGGGCTATGGTCGGAGAGTTCATGCTCGGCAGAAGCGCCATGACTTTGTCCACGACGTCGACCGGAGCGTTCATCTTGAGCGCGACCAGCTTGTCGGCCCTGAGCGCGCCTTGCAGAAGGGTGTTCATGTTCTCGATCTTGGCCCGCTTCCAGGGATTCTTCCAGGATTCCTTGTTGGCGATGAGCTGAGTGTTGGTCTGCAAGAGCTCGGCGATGATGCGCAGGCCATGGGCCTTGATAGTCGTGCCCGTCTCGGTGATCTCGACGATGGCGTCCACCAGCCCTTCCACAACCTTGGCCTCGGTAGCGCCCCAGGAATATTCCACTTCGACGGGGATTCCCGCCTCCTCGAAATAGCGCTTGGTGAAGCTCAAAAATTCCGTGGCAATCTTCTTGCCCGCCAGATCTTCCGGCCGCTTGTACGGAGAGTCGCCGGCCACGGCCAGGACCCACTTGGCCGGACGATTGCTGGCCTTGGAATAAATCAGGTCGTCCACGATAACGACGTCCGACTGGTTCTCCAAGACCCAGTCCTTGCCCGTCAGGCCGGCGTCGAGCAGACCGTTTTCCACGTAGCGGGCCATTTCCTGGGCCCGGCACAACGAACAGGTCAATTCAGGGTCGTTTATTTCCGGGAAGTAGTTCCGGTGGTGCGAGGTCACCTTCCAGCCGGCCTTGGCGAAAAGTTTGACTGTGGCCTCTTCCAGGGAACCCTTCGGTATTCCGATGCGCATCTGTTTTCCATCAACCATTATTTATAAACCTCCTTGGGATCGAACACCATGGGGGAGCAGTCCGTCCACCGCCCCTGTGCGTCTCGTTCACGATAAAAACAACTTCTGCGACCCGTATGGCAGGCCGCCCCGCCAATCTGCTCGACCTGAACCAGCACAGTGTCCCGGTCGCAGTCCAGGCGTATGGAACGCACCTTCTGCACATGTCCTGACGTGCCGCCCTTGTGCCACAGCGATTTGCGGCTGCGACTGTAATAATGGACCTCGCCGGTACGCAAGGTCTCGTTCCACGCTTCTTCGTTCATGTAGGCGAGCATGAGCACTTCGCCACTCGCCGCCTCCTGGGCGATGACCGGGATAAGGCCACCGCATTTATCAAAATCAGGCTGTTCCATCGTTTGGTCCTTCTTTACTCGTCGTCGAATTCATGCGGCCCTGAACCTCGGTCTTGAGCTGACCGCAGGCAGCCGCGATATCTTGCCCCTTGCTCTTGCGCAAGGTCACGGTGAAGCCCTTCTTGCGCAGAAGCTCCTCAAAGGCCAGCACATCCCCGGGCGCGGGAGCGGCATATTCGATACCCGGGCCGGGATTGTAGGCGATGAGGTTGATCTTGCATTTGAGGTGCGACAAGAGCCGCACCAGCTGCCGGGCATGCTGGAGGCTGTCGTTCACACCCTTGATCAAAATGTATTCGATGGTCACCCGTTCCCGGGCTTTGAGTTCCATGCCCTGAAGGGCCGCAATCAACTCCTCGATGGGCCAGCGCGCGGCTCCCGGCATGAGGCTTTCGCGGATTTCCTGGGTCGGGGCGTGCAGGGAAATGGCCGGCAGGGCCAGACCTTCAATCCCGAAAACGTCCATCTTGCCCTTGATGGCGCAGGTCGAAAGCGTGATGCGGCGGCGCGAAAATTCCAGTCCTTCGGCGTTGGAGAGGATCTGCAGGCTGCGCCGCACCTCGTCCCAGTTGGTAAGGGGCTCGCCCATGCCCATGTACACGAGATTCTTCACTTCATCGCCCAGGCCGTGCGTGCGCATATAGTCCCTGGCCACAAGCACCTGGGCCGCGATCTCCCCGCCGGTCATGTTGCGGGAAAAACCCATCAGTCCCGTGCTGCAGAACGTACACCCCATGGGACAGCCGATCTGGCACGACAGGCACTGGGTGTAGCGCTCCTTGTCCGGGATGAGTACGGTCTCGACCAGCGCCCCGTCAGCCAGACGTAAGAGCAGCTTGACCGTCCCGTCGCTGCTGGTCTGCACCTCGTGCACTTCCGGCCAGACCAGCGCCCACTCTCGGATGAGCTGCTCCCTGAAATCCCGGGCCAGGTTGGTCATGGCCGAAAACTCGCGCACGCCTTTGCGCCACAGCCATTGCCACAACTGTCGAGCCCGAAAGCTTTGGTGGCCCATGGCCTGCACGGCCTCTTCAAGTTCGGGGCAGGTCAATTCAAGAATATTGCGCATGATGCTCCGCTGTCTGGAATCGCAAAGGCACAAAGGGCGTTACAAAGCCACCCCTCGTGCCTTTGGCCGGAAAAAAGCTCCGCGAACCGGGCCGCCTAGAGCTGCTCCTTGGCTTTGTATGCGGCCACGAAGCGCTGGGCCTCTTCGACCGTATTCACGTCGCCGGCGATCTGGGCCTGGAGCAGGTTGTCGCGGATCAGCCCCACGGCCGGGCCGGGCTTGATGCGTGCGATATCCATGATCTGCTTGCCGTTCAGCAAGGGCTCGAGCAGCTCCTCACGGATGTCCGCCCGCTCCAGCATCTTCATATTGTGATTGAATTCCGTGTAGTTGGCATTTCTGGCCTTGATGTCGGCCCGAGCCATCTCGATAAGGCGCGGATAATCGTCCACGGCCTTGAAACGGCGGATTCCCTTGTCCGTGAGCATGAAGTGGAAACGCATGTGGTTGCGCACCAGATTCACGATCATGTCCACTTCTTCGGTATTGAGGCGCAGGCGCTTTAGGATCTTGCGCGCGACCTTGGCGCCGATGCGATGGTGCTGGTAGAAGGTGGTGCGATCCTCGTAGACCTCTCCTGCGTAAAGCTTGCCGCAATTGAGGAAGAGGCAGCCGAGGGTTCCGTACCAGTCGTAGGGCAGCTCTTCCGGGTAGCGCTGCATGACCTTCAGGGTGTGTTCCCAGATGGACCTGGACCCGGTCTCCTCGTCGAAAACCTGAAAGATGCGGCTCAGGGCGGCCAGTTCCGGCACCAGTCCGTGCAGGATCATGGAATCGAACAGCAGCTCGGCGAAACGCCACATGTTCTCGGCCTCGACCTTGCGCCATTCATCCATGATGTCCGTGACCGAAACATAATCAAGCACCCGGCGCGAAGCGCGGATGATGGACATCCAGGAATTTTCCTCGATGGGCAGATGATAGTTGGCCGAAAAACGCAAGGCCCGGATGGCCCGCAGATAATCGTGCTTGAGGGTTTCATCGGGAATGCCCTGAAACCTGATCTGCCCGCCGGAGATGTTCTCGAAGCCGTCGTAAACGTCACGGGAACGGGGGATGAACGGACAGGCCAGGCTGACGGGAAAACCGTCGTCCTTGTCCAGCTTCTTCAGCATGTTGGACGTAATCTGGGCCACGCAGGCCTCGGGATGGGAGGCGTCGGCCATGTCGGCGGGATGAAAGAGGAAGGTTGCGCTGCCCTGGTTCATCCTGGCCACGATATCCCCGCTGCCGGCGGTAATTTTGGGAAAAAGATTTTTGAGGCCGGCAAGATCGATATCCGTGCAGATCTCCACCTCGGCATCCTTGGACGTTCCAAGGATCTTGCGCTGCAGCGCAGCGTTGATGACGTAGGCGTCATAGCCGTTGCGCATGATGGTTTTACAGATGGAGGCGGCTTCTTTTATCGGCTGAGGCATCAAGATCTCCTTGAATGGTCGTGTTCATAAAAAAGTCTGCATCGGATAATCGGATGCAATCTAAATATCTTCATCTTTTTCCCCTGACTTGGTCAAGCGGTAGCGGAACTGCCTGAAGTTGAGTCCAACCATTTCCGCGGCCCGCCCCTTGTGCCCGCCGCAGCGCCGCAGCGCCTCGGAAATAACCTTGTGCTCGTGCACGGCAAGGTATTCGTCGAGAGTCATCTGTCCAGACAGAACTTTCTGGATTCCGCCATCCTGATCCGTGGAGGTGATTTTTTCATAGATGACCAGGGAATCGGCCGTGACGGTGTCACCGGGTTCGAGGGCCACGGCCCGCTCCACGATGTTTTCGAGTTCTCGCACGTTGCCGGGATATCCGTAGGCCAGCAGCTTCTTGCGCGCATCGGCGGTGAACCCCCGCAGCTGACGCTTCTGGGCGCGGCAAGCCTTTTCCAGAAAATGGTCGGCCAGGGCCAACGCGTCGTCCCCCCGTTCGCGCAGAGGCGGAAGATGCACTTTGACCCCGCTTAGACGGTAATAAAGATCCTCTCGAAAATCGCCGTCGGCCACGCTCTGCTCGACGTTGCGGTTGGTAGCCGAGATGATGCGCACATCCGAGCGCAGTTCTTCCGTCCCGCCAAGGGGAATGAAGCAGCGCTCCTGCACGTAGCGCAACAGCTTGACCTGCGTGGAATGGGCAAGCTCGCCCACTTCGTCCAGAAAAAGAGTCCCGCCCTCGGCCATTTCGAGCAGGCCCTTCTTGGCGCGGTCGGCGCTGGTGAAGGCGCCCTTGCGAAAGCCGAACAGCTCACTTTCCACCAGATTCTCCGGCAAACCGCCGCAGTTGATGGCCAGGAAAGGGTGCTTTGCGCGCTGACTCTGGCTGTGAATGCAGCGGGCGAAAAGCTCCTTGCCCGTGCCCGACTCGCCGGTCACGAGCACGCTGATATTTGTCGGGGCGATGCGCCGGACCAGATCGAAGACGGCCTGCATCTGCCGGCTCCCACCGATGATCTCGCCGTACTGCTTACTGATCTGCCCCTTGAGCCAGTCGTTTTCCTCTTTGAGACGGGCCGTTTCCAGAGTGCGCTCCACCGTGTAGAGCAGGTCGTCGAGCTCGAAGGGTTTGGAGATATAGTCCTTGGCACCATGCTTCATGGCCGTGATGGCGCTCTTGGCGTCGGCGTAGGCCGTGACCATGAGCACGGGCACCTCGGCCCACGTCT
This DNA window, taken from Desulfomicrobium sp. ZS1, encodes the following:
- the hisG gene encoding ATP phosphoribosyltransferase, producing the protein MVDGKQMRIGIPKGSLEEATVKLFAKAGWKVTSHHRNYFPEINDPELTCSLCRAQEMARYVENGLLDAGLTGKDWVLENQSDVVIVDDLIYSKASNRPAKWVLAVAGDSPYKRPEDLAGKKIATEFLSFTKRYFEEAGIPVEVEYSWGATEAKVVEGLVDAIVEITETGTTIKAHGLRIIAELLQTNTQLIANKESWKNPWKRAKIENMNTLLQGALRADKLVALKMNAPVDVVDKVMALLPSMNSPTIAHLHNSDWLSIETVVETCLVRDLVPKLQAVGAQAIIEYSLNKVI
- the hisI gene encoding phosphoribosyl-AMP cyclohydrolase — translated: MEQPDFDKCGGLIPVIAQEAASGEVLMLAYMNEEAWNETLRTGEVHYYSRSRKSLWHKGGTSGHVQKVRSIRLDCDRDTVLVQVEQIGGAACHTGRRSCFYRERDAQGRWTDCSPMVFDPKEVYK
- the rlmN gene encoding 23S rRNA (adenine(2503)-C(2))-methyltransferase RlmN, with amino-acid sequence MRNILELTCPELEEAVQAMGHQSFRARQLWQWLWRKGVREFSAMTNLARDFREQLIREWALVWPEVHEVQTSSDGTVKLLLRLADGALVETVLIPDKERYTQCLSCQIGCPMGCTFCSTGLMGFSRNMTGGEIAAQVLVARDYMRTHGLGDEVKNLVYMGMGEPLTNWDEVRRSLQILSNAEGLEFSRRRITLSTCAIKGKMDVFGIEGLALPAISLHAPTQEIRESLMPGAARWPIEELIAALQGMELKARERVTIEYILIKGVNDSLQHARQLVRLLSHLKCKINLIAYNPGPGIEYAAPAPGDVLAFEELLRKKGFTVTLRKSKGQDIAAACGQLKTEVQGRMNSTTSKEGPNDGTA
- a CDS encoding HD domain-containing protein — protein: MPQPIKEAASICKTIMRNGYDAYVINAALQRKILGTSKDAEVEICTDIDLAGLKNLFPKITAGSGDIVARMNQGSATFLFHPADMADASHPEACVAQITSNMLKKLDKDDGFPVSLACPFIPRSRDVYDGFENISGGQIRFQGIPDETLKHDYLRAIRALRFSANYHLPIEENSWMSIIRASRRVLDYVSVTDIMDEWRKVEAENMWRFAELLFDSMILHGLVPELAALSRIFQVFDEETGSRSIWEHTLKVMQRYPEELPYDWYGTLGCLFLNCGKLYAGEVYEDRTTFYQHHRIGAKVARKILKRLRLNTEEVDMIVNLVRNHMRFHFMLTDKGIRRFKAVDDYPRLIEMARADIKARNANYTEFNHNMKMLERADIREELLEPLLNGKQIMDIARIKPGPAVGLIRDNLLQAQIAGDVNTVEEAQRFVAAYKAKEQL
- a CDS encoding sigma-54 dependent transcriptional regulator, which produces MANILIVDDDLSLREVLEIALIKKGHAVWTAPDSAAALAVLQQQSIALILLDLRLGRESGIDLLVRIRETWAEVPVLMVTAYADAKSAITAMKHGAKDYISKPFELDDLLYTVERTLETARLKEENDWLKGQISKQYGEIIGGSRQMQAVFDLVRRIAPTNISVLVTGESGTGKELFARCIHSQSQRAKHPFLAINCGGLPENLVESELFGFRKGAFTSADRAKKGLLEMAEGGTLFLDEVGELAHSTQVKLLRYVQERCFIPLGGTEELRSDVRIISATNRNVEQSVADGDFREDLYYRLSGVKVHLPPLRERGDDALALADHFLEKACRAQKRQLRGFTADARKKLLAYGYPGNVRELENIVERAVALEPGDTVTADSLVIYEKITSTDQDGGIQKVLSGQMTLDEYLAVHEHKVISEALRRCGGHKGRAAEMVGLNFRQFRYRLTKSGEKDEDI
- a CDS encoding tetratricopeptide repeat protein; translation: MKTCAMVLVLCFVLAGCGARGASRGASSNMGSKEVELRLNLIESHINNDQPQLALQELLKVEPAAKHMSRFHFDSGMIYIGLQELEQARDGFAKAVEIDEDFGEAWNNLGKVEEALGRDSEAEGAYRKALGILTYVTPEFPAYNLGVLLLRQDRAKEAEEFGRKALARNWRYIPAYKLLSDAFVAQDRLDDAEAVLKSGLEADMDSTSTILALAEHQVRMGKTAEARELFTRIVKQYPKSSEAKLARDYLGFLQ